One Pecten maximus chromosome 16, xPecMax1.1, whole genome shotgun sequence DNA window includes the following coding sequences:
- the LOC117344795 gene encoding LOW QUALITY PROTEIN: uncharacterized protein LOC117344795 (The sequence of the model RefSeq protein was modified relative to this genomic sequence to represent the inferred CDS: deleted 1 base in 1 codon): MNVSRLAKCIIFLLWILQNVLGIVQDYVDHGGNTLQYHRRHGARLVDPAGRSSLWRNNIPGATVNDDDDQQNCGGVQVHWYENNGRCGICGDSWRGPRNHEPGGIYFNRNAISKTYTKNSTILVSVNITENLLGWFEFRIAPYTELIRNVTQQDLDTRVLRISGVGVIRYRIRSKNIHIVPLQLPADLVCDKCVLQWRYHTGVLWGCDSEDRGSCCFGCGRIQEEFYGCADVSVVDRSKFSVNSSDKTHTRDRLGVSSYQKWWCMSQCEGAECIFPPCESTHRKRARRRRTVGLIQCRATGRYYGNLGLDDWCAVNCRESFCPPDYCMCTTVPTPSTTTTTTTTTTTTTTKPTTTTTTEPPIKNGTLDSRLKQLSDEFCAYCGSDVNCINLFCK; this comes from the exons ATGAATGTTAGCCGTCTCGCGAAATGCATTATTTTTCTACTGTGGATTCTACAGAATGTGCTAGGTATTGTCCAGGATTATGTGGACCATGGGGGAAATACTCTCCAGTATCACAGACGGCATGGGGCGAGATTGGTCGACCCCGCGGGAAGATCGTCACTCTGGCGAAATAACATACCAGGAGCGACCGTTAACGACGACGATGACCAGCAGAATTGTGGAGGAGTACAG GTACATTGGTACGAAAACAACGGCCGGTGTGGAATTTGTGGGGACTCTTGGAGAGGTCCACGGAATCACGAGCCGGGAGGAATATATTTCAACAGGAACGCCATCTCCAAAACGTATACGAAAAATTCAACTATATTGGTGTCAGTAAATATAACAGAAAATTTGCTAGGATGGTTTGAGTTTCGAATAGCTCCATACACTGA ACTCATCCGGAACGTGACACAGCAGGATTTGGACACTCGTGTCCTCCGGATTAGTGGCGTGGGCGTGATCCGGTACCGGATAAGGAGTAAAAACATCCACATTGTCCCCCTTCAACTTCCGGCGGATCTTGTATGTGACAAATGCGTCCTGCAATGGAGATATCACACTG GTGTTCTATGGGGATGTGACTCAGAAGACAGAGGGTCGTGCTGTTTCGGATGTGGAAGAATTCAGGAAGAGTTTTACGGATGTGCAGATGTCAGCGTCGTCGATAGATCTAAATTCTCTGTCAATTCGTCCgataaaacacacacacgtgATAG ATTGGGTGTTTCCTCGTACCAGAAGTGGTGGTGTATGAGTCAATGCGAGGGCGCGGAGTGTATCTTCCCTCCTTGTGAGTCGACACACCGGAAACGTGCTCGGCGCAGGCGTACTGTGGGGTTGATACAGTGTCGTGCCACGGGCAGGTATTACGGCAACCTCGGCTTGGATGATTGGTGCGCTGTCAATTGTAGGGAGAGCTTTTGTCCGCCAGACTACTGCATGTGTACCACGG TACCAACACCTtcaacgacgacgacgacaaccacaacgacgacaacgacgacgacgaaaCCTACAACTACGacgacaacagaaccaccaatAAAAAACG GAACATTGGACTCCCGTCTAAAGCAGCTGTCGGACGAATTTTGTGCCTATTGCGGAAGTGATGTGAActgcatcaatttattttgtaagtaa